The Pleuronectes platessa chromosome 24, fPlePla1.1, whole genome shotgun sequence nucleotide sequence TCGTTTCTTTTTccacatcatctgtttatctctTTCTCTTATAAAGGATATTATTTAAGAAGGGATGTTCAATGAAATGACCCAAACGCACTAACAGTGATATTTGTCATGTTTATGAGAATGATATTTggctttgctgctgctgcttgtcacTCGGGACACTGACCAGAGTGTGACTGTTTCAGAGCTGCGGGcagggagagtgagaggagaggacgggACCGCAGAGAGAATCCTGGGTGAGTATCaggacatctctctctctgtcatctccACGTACAGTTACATGAAGTCGCCATACAATCCTCTATCTGTAATAAAGAGACGAAAGTCCCTTTACTCACACTTTAgttgggtttaaaaaaaatgaatacagaTTTAAACTAATTTGATGAcgctttttcatttttgcaggCTTCTGGAGCATCCTTGTGCTGTCAGTAGTCGTTGGATGCATCTGCTGCGTCTTCTCGTGGACTCTCACCTACCTGGACTCATACCAGCCGGGCAAGGGGTTCCTGTCACCGCTGTCACTGGCCCACTCCAGGTAACAGGGTGTCGGACGAGTGTGTGGTGTGGTCCCTTGTGTTTGAACTCACTGGTAAACAGCAGAGGATGACGTCATGTTAAAAACTTCCttgcctctctgtgtttcttcatAGAGATGAACCTGGCCATCGATTTCAAGTGGGTTATGGTGCTGTCGTCCTCAACGGCATCATGGCCATGCTCACCGTCTTCTGGATCctcacctgaaacacacacacacacacatacatactgtttcttttatttgtgtttctgttagTCTGCGGGATTACACAAAACTACTGGActcattaaaacaacatttaaaaaaaagggtgcAGCAATGATCAGGACATAAATATTTGGTTGCACATCACATGATGAATCCccacagagctgtgtgtgttttttgta carries:
- the arl6ip6 gene encoding ADP-ribosylation factor-like protein 6-interacting protein 6 codes for the protein MEHPGSSSVGPGGGVGSGAADRPLSHRHGARRWSVVALSVLGSAACVSAVGCLCAFIYPILKELRAGRVRGEDGTAERILGFWSILVLSVVVGCICCVFSWTLTYLDSYQPGKGFLSPLSLAHSRDEPGHRFQVGYGAVVLNGIMAMLTVFWILT